From Staphylococcus sp. M0911, a single genomic window includes:
- the moaA gene encoding GTP 3',8-cyclase MoaA, with product MVEQIKDKLGRPIRDLRLSVTDRCNFRCDYCMPKEIFGDDFVFLPKEELLTFEEMVRISKLYAQLGVKKIRITGGEPLLRRNLYQLIEQLNQIDGIEDIGLTTNGLLLKKHGQNLYNAGLRRINISLDAIDDEVFQAINNRNIKASTILEQIDYAISIGFKIKVNVVIQKGVNDDQIIPMIEYFKYKGIEIRFIEFMDVGNDNGWDFSKVVTKDEMLSMVEEHFDIEPVEPKYFGEVAKYYRHKDNQVKFGLITSVSQSFCSTCTRARLSSDGKFYGCLFAEVEGFDVKALMRSGASDEMLLEQFKALWHIRDDRYSDERTEQTVRNRKRNKINMNYIGG from the coding sequence ATGGTAGAGCAAATTAAAGATAAATTAGGTCGACCGATAAGAGATTTAAGATTATCTGTCACTGATAGATGTAATTTTAGATGTGATTATTGCATGCCAAAAGAAATCTTTGGTGATGACTTTGTCTTTTTACCTAAAGAAGAGTTATTAACATTTGAGGAAATGGTTAGAATATCTAAACTATATGCTCAATTAGGTGTCAAAAAAATTAGGATTACTGGTGGTGAGCCACTCTTACGCAGAAATCTTTATCAACTCATAGAGCAACTGAATCAAATTGATGGTATAGAAGATATAGGGTTAACTACGAATGGTTTACTATTAAAAAAACATGGTCAAAATCTATACAATGCAGGTTTAAGACGAATTAATATTAGTTTAGATGCGATAGATGATGAAGTCTTTCAAGCGATTAACAATCGAAATATTAAAGCATCTACAATTCTAGAACAGATTGATTATGCAATATCTATAGGCTTTAAAATTAAGGTGAATGTAGTCATTCAAAAAGGCGTCAATGACGACCAAATCATTCCAATGATAGAATACTTTAAATATAAAGGCATTGAGATAAGGTTTATAGAATTTATGGATGTAGGGAACGATAATGGTTGGGATTTTAGTAAAGTCGTTACGAAAGATGAAATGTTAAGTATGGTAGAAGAACATTTTGATATAGAACCAGTAGAACCTAAATATTTTGGTGAGGTTGCAAAGTACTATAGACATAAAGATAATCAAGTGAAATTCGGATTAATTACAAGTGTTTCACAGTCATTTTGTTCAACTTGCACGAGAGCACGTTTATCTTCAGATGGAAAATTTTATGGTTGCTTATTTGCAGAAGTAGAGGGTTTTGATGTCAAAGCGTTAATGCGATCAGGTGCATCAGACGAAATGTTACTAGAGCAATTTAAAGCATTATGGCATATTAGAGACGATCGTTACTCTGATGAACGAACTGAACAAACTGTACGAAATAGAAAGCGTAACAAAATTAATATGAATTATATAGGCGGATAA
- a CDS encoding MFS transporter has protein sequence MNESSATKAPIFTKRFNLNFIINFFVYLCMYLLIVVIAGYSKSEYHASDSLAGLVVGLFIVGSLIGRFGTGKYVNLFGPKKILIFGLSCLIVTQALYFIPSNIYFLMFVRLINGIATAIATTATGTIAAYVTPQTRKSEGISLFSLSLVLGTAVGPFFGILLLNAFSITVLFTLCIILGIIGLLLSLFIKIDFETVKPSHNDSGHKGFSIHNFIAKEAVPVAIVMMLIGVTYAAILTYLQVFAEQRDLVNAASYFFIFYAIASLVTRPIAGRLMDNKNENVVVYPAFIAQILCFICLVFSYNSGLLLLAGILLGIGYGNLSSSMQAISIKVSPSSKYGLATSTYFIGLDIGVGFGPSFLGLFTHMVSYGQIYGAMAILGLLTTAVYFLVHGKKVRHSYSYE, from the coding sequence ATGAATGAATCGTCAGCAACTAAAGCACCTATTTTTACCAAACGCTTCAATCTAAATTTCATCATAAACTTTTTCGTATACTTATGTATGTATTTGTTGATTGTTGTAATTGCTGGATATAGTAAATCTGAATATCATGCCTCAGATAGTTTAGCCGGCCTTGTCGTTGGTTTATTTATTGTGGGATCATTAATCGGTCGTTTTGGAACAGGTAAATATGTAAATTTATTTGGTCCTAAAAAGATATTAATATTTGGTTTAAGTTGTTTAATAGTAACTCAAGCACTTTATTTTATTCCGAGTAATATTTATTTCTTAATGTTTGTACGTTTGATTAATGGTATTGCTACAGCAATTGCTACTACAGCCACTGGTACTATAGCAGCTTACGTAACGCCACAAACTCGTAAAAGTGAAGGTATCAGTTTGTTTTCATTAAGTTTAGTTTTAGGAACTGCCGTAGGACCTTTCTTTGGTATTCTACTACTTAATGCCTTTTCAATAACTGTTCTATTCACTTTATGTATTATATTAGGTATCATTGGTTTACTTTTATCGTTATTCATTAAAATTGACTTTGAAACTGTTAAACCTAGTCATAATGATTCAGGACATAAAGGTTTCAGTATCCACAACTTCATCGCTAAAGAGGCAGTTCCAGTAGCCATCGTGATGATGTTAATTGGTGTGACTTATGCAGCTATTTTAACTTATTTACAAGTGTTTGCAGAACAACGTGACTTAGTTAATGCCGCAAGTTACTTCTTTATTTTCTATGCTATTGCTTCATTAGTCACTCGACCTATAGCAGGCCGTCTCATGGATAATAAAAATGAAAATGTTGTGGTTTATCCAGCATTCATTGCACAGATATTATGTTTTATTTGTTTAGTTTTCAGTTATAATAGTGGCTTATTATTACTTGCTGGTATTTTACTAGGTATCGGTTATGGAAATCTTTCTTCATCTATGCAAGCTATTTCCATTAAAGTATCACCATCATCCAAATATGGTTTAGCCACTTCAACTTATTTTATTGGTCTAGATATCGGCGTAGGCTTTGGACCTTCATTCTTAGGATTATTTACGCATATGGTTTCATATGGTCAAATTTATGGAGCAATGGCGATATTAGGACTATTGACAACAGCCGTTTACTTCTTGGTACATGGCAAAAAAGTTAGACATTCCTATTCTTATGAATAA
- a CDS encoding MarR family transcriptional regulator, whose protein sequence is MISNDFFNSFISIYRPYIKLTQPILDRYDIHTGQWLVLKDIAQFQPTTLVNISYRRSIEKPTTRKFIKVLLEKELITFTTGNDKRQKWLSLTKEGMQLYNAINNEVNEIQSEIIKKSGINEQQLSKIIESMSIIYETILKESQE, encoded by the coding sequence ATGATTAGTAATGATTTTTTTAATAGTTTTATAAGTATTTACCGACCTTATATTAAATTAACGCAACCAATATTAGACCGATATGACATTCATACTGGTCAATGGCTTGTTTTAAAAGACATAGCTCAATTCCAACCGACAACGTTAGTTAATATTTCGTATCGCCGTTCTATAGAGAAACCAACAACACGAAAGTTCATCAAAGTATTATTAGAAAAAGAATTGATCACATTTACAACGGGTAATGACAAGCGTCAAAAATGGTTGAGCTTAACAAAAGAAGGCATGCAATTATATAACGCGATAAATAATGAGGTTAATGAGATACAAAGTGAAATTATTAAGAAATCAGGTATTAATGAGCAACAATTATCAAAAATTATCGAGTCAATGTCTATCATTTATGAAACAATACTAAAGGAGAGTCAAGAATGA
- a CDS encoding VOC family protein codes for MDLKFDHIIHYIDQLEQFKFPGEVVKLNSGGKHHKFGTFNKLSYINENYIEFLDVEDQEKLQKLAKTEEGRVSFATKIAQDNFKQGFKTICLRTSNIDAIKQTLEERNIDVIGPVNMERETKKGEKITWRLLYIADPSYMVNPPFFIQWDQGDANRHEQLKSLYQTQFSIDMIMVSSSKRAQTVNNWQNWFDMEIVEETEKYTDLILKEDQIYFRIEDGKQSGYHTVVLKDTEATAPYSLYIRGAKYRFEPIH; via the coding sequence ATGGATTTGAAATTTGATCATATCATTCATTACATTGATCAATTAGAGCAATTTAAGTTTCCAGGTGAGGTAGTTAAACTCAATTCCGGAGGTAAACACCATAAATTTGGAACATTTAATAAGTTGTCCTATATAAATGAAAATTACATAGAATTTTTAGATGTAGAAGATCAAGAGAAATTGCAAAAATTAGCGAAAACTGAAGAAGGAAGAGTATCATTTGCAACAAAAATCGCTCAAGATAATTTTAAACAGGGGTTTAAAACAATATGTTTAAGAACTAGTAATATTGATGCGATTAAACAGACTTTAGAAGAAAGAAACATAGATGTCATTGGCCCTGTAAATATGGAAAGAGAAACTAAAAAGGGTGAAAAAATAACTTGGCGTCTTCTCTATATTGCTGATCCTAGTTATATGGTCAACCCCCCATTTTTTATTCAATGGGATCAAGGGGACGCAAATCGACATGAACAACTTAAGTCGTTGTATCAAACTCAATTTTCTATTGATATGATTATGGTTTCAAGTAGTAAGAGAGCTCAGACAGTGAATAACTGGCAAAATTGGTTTGATATGGAAATAGTTGAAGAGACTGAAAAATATACGGATTTAATTTTGAAAGAAGATCAGATTTATTTCCGTATTGAAGATGGTAAACAATCGGGTTATCATACAGTAGTTCTTAAAGATACTGAAGCGACAGCACCATATTCACTATATATTAGAGGTGCTAAATATCGATTCGAGCCGATTCATTAA
- a CDS encoding lipid II:glycine glycyltransferase FemX, whose translation MEKMNITNQEHDAFVKSHPNGDLLQLTKWAETKKLTGWYSRRIAVGENGEIKGVGQLLFKKIPKLPFTLCYVSRGFVTDYDNKDALSKLLEEAKKVAKDEKAYAIKIDPDVEVENGTEALKNLRNLGFRHKGFKEGLSKDYIQPRMTMITPIDKSDEEIIQSFERRNRSKVRLALKRGTKVERAGRDGLKTFAHLMQITGERDGFLTRDISYFENIYDALHDDGDAELFLVKLEPKPVLETVNSEIKDLENEIEKLQNKKQDKKTLNKINDANSKIKKSQDLKNDLLELEKEHPDGIYLSGALLMFAGNKSYYLYGASSNDFRDFLPNHHMQYTMMKYARDHGATTYDFGGTDNNPDKESDHYGLWTFKKVWGTYLSEKIGEFDYVLNQPLYQLIEQVKPKLTKAKIKLSRKLKRK comes from the coding sequence ATGGAAAAGATGAATATCACTAATCAAGAACATGACGCATTTGTAAAATCTCATCCAAATGGCGATTTACTGCAACTCACGAAATGGGCAGAAACTAAGAAATTGACTGGATGGTATTCAAGAAGAATTGCGGTTGGTGAAAATGGTGAAATCAAAGGTGTTGGACAATTATTATTTAAAAAGATTCCTAAACTACCATTTACATTATGTTATGTTTCAAGAGGATTTGTAACAGATTATGATAACAAAGATGCGTTATCAAAATTATTAGAAGAAGCGAAAAAAGTAGCTAAAGACGAAAAAGCCTATGCTATTAAAATAGATCCAGATGTTGAAGTAGAAAATGGTACTGAAGCGTTGAAAAATTTACGTAACCTTGGCTTTAGACACAAAGGATTTAAAGAAGGCTTATCTAAAGATTATATTCAACCTAGAATGACTATGATTACACCAATAGATAAATCAGACGAAGAGATTATTCAAAGTTTTGAAAGACGAAATCGATCTAAAGTAAGGCTTGCCCTTAAACGTGGGACAAAAGTTGAAAGAGCTGGCAGAGACGGCTTGAAAACTTTTGCACATTTAATGCAAATTACTGGTGAACGTGACGGTTTCTTAACACGTGACATTAGCTATTTTGAAAATATTTATGATGCATTACACGATGATGGTGATGCAGAATTATTCTTAGTTAAACTAGAACCTAAACCAGTACTTGAAACGGTAAATTCAGAAATTAAAGACTTAGAAAATGAAATTGAAAAGCTTCAAAATAAAAAGCAAGACAAAAAAACATTAAATAAAATTAATGATGCAAATAGCAAAATTAAAAAGTCTCAGGATTTAAAAAATGATTTACTAGAACTTGAAAAAGAGCATCCAGACGGTATTTATCTATCAGGTGCATTATTAATGTTTGCAGGAAATAAATCATATTACTTATATGGCGCATCATCTAACGATTTCCGTGATTTCCTACCAAACCATCATATGCAATATACAATGATGAAATATGCACGTGATCATGGTGCAACAACTTATGACTTTGGCGGAACTGATAATAATCCAGACAAAGAGTCTGATCACTATGGATTATGGACGTTCAAAAAAGTATGGGGCACTTATTTAAGTGAAAAAATTGGTGAATTTGACTATGTTTTAAATCAACCATTGTATCAACTTATCGAACAAGTGAAACCTAAATTAACTAAAGCTAAAATTAAACTTTCACGAAAATTAAAACGTAAATAA
- a CDS encoding efflux RND transporter permease subunit has translation MIKKLLQFSLGNKFAIFLMVLLVILGGVYASAKLKLELLPDVENPMISVQTTMPGATPQTTQDEISSKIDSQVRSMAYVKSVKTESIQNASIVTVEYNNDTDMDKAEEQLKKEIDKIKFKDGVSDPELTRNSMDAFPIIAYSLTDKDNDLKSVTKKLNQQLIPKLQTIDGVQNAQLNGQTNREVTLKFKQKELDSKGVTADDVENYLKTATRETPLGLFQFGDTDKSIVVDGQFTSVNAFKNLKIPATIAGQGQSSDSGSDDNQDSESLMPSEPSSASSSKQGSSSSMPSFKLKDVADISVGDERTSISKTNGKDAVNLQITKAQDANTVQVAKDVQKKVDEFEKNNSEMKAIKTMDTAKPIEDSLYTMIEKAALGTIVAIVVILLFLRNIRTTAISIVSIPMSILIALVALKLSNVSLNILTLGALTVAIGRVIDDSIVVVENIYRRLSDRNEQLKGDSLIVSATTEVFKPILSSTLVTIIVFLPLAFVSGSVGEMFRPFALAITFSLLASLLVSITVVPALGSTLFRKGIQTKPEKQAQGVISSGYKKLLNWSLNHKWIVIIISIVLLVGSIGLGAAKLGTSYISSGDNKFMALTYTPKPGETEKSVLEHGEEVQKYLKTKNKVKTVQYSVGGPTPSDPTGSTNSMALMVDYDKDTPNFEEEPDKVLKHVDSFKHPGQWKNQDLGTGAGNDSIEVTVQGPSTDAIKGTVHKIESTMKDVKGINNVKSDLSETYQQYEVKVDQNKAADNGISASQLAMNLNENLPEKTVTTVKENGKKIDVKVKQNKQTDWSQNKLENIKLKKPTGGTIKLSEIAKLEKSSTPSKLTQEDGDYSTTVSGKITNSDVGGTSQKVMSKVNKMDKPHGVKVNVGGATDDINSAMTQLAIAMLAAIIIVYLILVITFKGGLAPFTILFSLPFTIVGVVLSLVITGETISVPSLIGMLMLIGIVVTNAIVLIDRVINNEKSGMDMKSALIEAGGTRIRPILMTAIATIGALVPLLFGEDSSILISKGMAATVIGGLISSTILTLIVVPVIYEMLFTLKDKLYRKLNRK, from the coding sequence ATGATAAAAAAACTATTGCAATTTTCTCTTGGTAATAAATTCGCCATCTTCCTTATGGTATTACTTGTAATTTTGGGAGGCGTATATGCTAGCGCGAAATTAAAACTTGAATTATTACCAGATGTTGAAAATCCTATGATTTCTGTCCAAACAACAATGCCAGGTGCAACACCGCAAACGACACAAGATGAAATTAGTAGTAAAATTGATAGCCAAGTGAGATCGATGGCTTATGTTAAAAGTGTCAAAACAGAATCTATTCAAAATGCTTCTATAGTGACTGTTGAATATAACAATGACACAGATATGGATAAAGCAGAGGAACAATTAAAGAAGGAAATAGACAAAATCAAATTTAAAGATGGTGTCAGTGACCCTGAATTAACACGTAATTCGATGGATGCCTTTCCTATTATCGCATATTCTTTAACTGATAAAGATAATGATCTAAAATCGGTGACGAAAAAGTTAAATCAACAACTTATTCCTAAATTACAAACGATTGATGGTGTTCAAAATGCACAATTAAATGGTCAAACCAATCGTGAAGTGACATTGAAATTTAAACAAAAAGAGTTAGATAGTAAAGGTGTTACGGCAGACGATGTTGAAAACTATCTGAAGACTGCCACTAGGGAAACACCTTTAGGTTTATTCCAATTTGGAGATACAGACAAATCGATTGTTGTAGATGGACAATTTACTTCTGTTAATGCATTTAAGAATTTAAAGATACCAGCGACAATTGCTGGTCAAGGACAAAGTAGTGACAGTGGAAGTGATGATAATCAGGATAGTGAAAGTTTAATGCCATCAGAGCCATCATCGGCAAGTAGTTCAAAGCAAGGTTCGTCTAGCTCAATGCCATCATTTAAATTAAAAGATGTAGCGGATATATCAGTTGGTGATGAACGTACATCAATTTCTAAAACAAACGGCAAGGACGCAGTTAACTTACAAATTACTAAAGCACAAGATGCTAATACTGTTCAAGTTGCCAAAGATGTACAGAAAAAAGTAGATGAATTTGAAAAAAATAATAGTGAAATGAAAGCCATTAAAACAATGGATACTGCAAAGCCTATTGAAGATTCATTATATACGATGATTGAAAAAGCAGCCTTAGGTACCATTGTAGCTATAGTAGTTATACTTCTATTCTTAAGAAATATAAGAACAACGGCTATTTCAATTGTTTCAATACCAATGTCAATCTTAATAGCATTAGTTGCACTTAAATTATCTAATGTATCATTAAATATATTGACATTAGGTGCCCTAACAGTAGCAATTGGACGTGTCATTGATGATTCCATTGTTGTTGTAGAAAATATATATAGACGCTTATCAGATAGAAATGAACAACTGAAAGGTGACTCACTTATTGTCAGTGCTACAACGGAAGTGTTTAAACCTATTCTATCTTCAACTCTTGTGACTATCATCGTATTCTTACCACTAGCATTCGTATCAGGATCAGTTGGTGAGATGTTCAGACCATTTGCATTAGCGATCACATTCAGTTTATTAGCGTCATTATTAGTATCTATTACTGTTGTTCCGGCATTAGGTTCAACATTGTTTAGAAAAGGAATTCAAACTAAACCTGAGAAACAAGCGCAAGGTGTAATCAGCAGTGGTTATAAAAAGTTACTCAATTGGTCTCTCAATCATAAATGGATAGTTATTATCATTAGTATTGTGCTACTAGTAGGCAGTATTGGTCTAGGTGCAGCTAAACTAGGTACAAGCTACATTTCATCAGGTGATAATAAATTCATGGCGTTAACTTATACACCAAAGCCTGGAGAAACTGAAAAATCGGTGCTTGAACATGGTGAAGAAGTACAAAAATATCTTAAAACAAAAAATAAAGTAAAAACAGTACAATACTCAGTAGGTGGACCCACACCTTCTGATCCTACAGGAAGTACAAATAGTATGGCCTTGATGGTAGACTACGATAAAGACACACCTAACTTTGAGGAAGAACCAGATAAGGTCCTTAAGCATGTCGATTCCTTTAAACATCCAGGACAATGGAAAAACCAAGATTTAGGAACTGGTGCAGGTAATGATTCAATTGAAGTGACAGTTCAAGGACCTTCAACAGATGCGATTAAAGGCACAGTTCATAAAATAGAAAGTACTATGAAAGATGTTAAAGGTATCAATAATGTCAAATCCGACTTGTCAGAAACATATCAACAATATGAAGTTAAAGTTGACCAAAATAAAGCAGCTGATAATGGTATATCAGCTAGTCAATTAGCTATGAATTTAAATGAAAACTTACCTGAAAAAACAGTTACGACAGTAAAAGAAAATGGTAAGAAAATTGATGTGAAAGTAAAACAAAACAAACAGACAGATTGGTCTCAAAATAAATTAGAAAATATCAAATTGAAGAAACCGACGGGTGGAACAATTAAATTAAGTGAGATTGCCAAACTGGAAAAATCATCAACACCAAGTAAACTAACACAAGAAGATGGTGACTATTCAACAACTGTTTCTGGTAAGATTACAAATAGCGATGTCGGTGGCACTTCTCAAAAAGTCATGTCAAAAGTGAATAAGATGGATAAACCTCACGGCGTAAAAGTAAACGTAGGTGGAGCAACAGATGATATTAATTCTGCTATGACTCAACTTGCGATAGCCATGTTAGCTGCAATTATTATTGTATATCTTATCTTAGTGATTACGTTTAAAGGTGGTTTAGCACCATTTACCATTCTATTCTCGTTACCGTTTACAATTGTTGGTGTTGTACTGTCACTTGTAATTACTGGTGAAACAATTTCAGTACCAAGTCTAATTGGTATGTTGATGTTAATTGGTATTGTAGTGACCAACGCTATTGTATTGATAGATAGAGTAATTAATAACGAAAAATCTGGAATGGATATGAAATCTGCATTGATAGAAGCAGGTGGCACAAGAATACGACCTATTTTAATGACAGCTATTGCAACGATAGGCGCGTTGGTACCATTACTCTTTGGAGAAGACAGTTCTATACTCATTTCTAAAGGTATGGCTGCAACAGTTATTGGTGGACTTATTTCTTCAACGATATTAACACTTATCGTTGTTCCAGTAATTTATGAAATGTTATTTACACTTAAAGATAAATTATACCGAAAATTAAATAGAAAATAG
- the mspA gene encoding membrane stabilizing protein MspA: MKLYLILLPLLYLIVSYISIFKMNSIFTRILRIIMAVLLLFVVAITTMQFPNENWWVFIVLLLLVGNVEVTAFKSLKNDIKGVNILNILSIGLFVIYIILTLILY, encoded by the coding sequence ATGAAATTATACTTAATCTTATTACCTTTACTATACTTAATTGTAAGTTACATAAGTATATTCAAAATGAATTCTATATTTACTAGAATTTTAAGAATAATCATGGCTGTTTTATTATTATTTGTAGTTGCTATTACGACAATGCAATTCCCAAATGAAAATTGGTGGGTATTCATAGTCTTGTTACTATTAGTTGGTAATGTTGAAGTAACAGCATTTAAATCACTTAAAAATGATATTAAAGGTGTAAACATATTAAACATCTTATCCATTGGATTATTCGTAATTTATATTATTCTTACTTTAATTTTATATTAA
- a CDS encoding SE1832 family protein, which yields MNLESKLAELKYDYTRLQGDLEKRESLNQNIDPLVNQLEEIEKEMAKVRKQINEQ from the coding sequence ATGAATTTAGAGTCTAAATTAGCTGAACTAAAATATGATTATACGCGTCTTCAAGGTGACTTGGAAAAACGTGAGTCATTAAATCAAAATATCGATCCACTAGTTAATCAACTAGAAGAAATCGAAAAAGAGATGGCTAAGGTGAGAAAGCAAATAAATGAACAATAG
- a CDS encoding AEC family transporter — MTEQFVMIILLIALGYFLKRINYLKATDSQVLSTLVLNVTLPSLVIVNLNHADLNPSFSILPVMMIIYGVLAKIIVIWCFRKYNNQMRGSVGMMIGSMNIGLFAYPLVDAIWPGTGMVYFGMVDIGGAVIMFGLTYFVGSYYSEGSDQFNFKFLGLKLVQSVPLVTYIVMFTLNMANIHLPKVAIDFFSILGKANMPMSMILLGVMLSFTIDRAYLPIAIKYLCLHYGIGLGAGLLVHYFLPVSDQMIKTTLLITWLLPVGVAIIPYSIQFKYKTLPLIGMVTNLTIVISIIILYMYQAFFVS; from the coding sequence ATGACGGAGCAATTTGTAATGATTATTCTTTTAATCGCTTTAGGGTACTTTTTAAAGCGAATTAATTACTTAAAAGCAACGGATAGTCAAGTACTTTCCACTTTAGTTTTAAATGTAACCCTACCTTCTTTAGTGATTGTTAATTTGAATCATGCTGATTTAAATCCATCGTTTTCGATATTGCCTGTTATGATGATTATTTACGGAGTATTAGCTAAAATTATTGTTATTTGGTGTTTTCGAAAATATAATAATCAAATGCGTGGTTCAGTAGGTATGATGATTGGTTCTATGAATATTGGATTATTTGCTTATCCACTCGTAGATGCTATTTGGCCGGGAACGGGTATGGTTTATTTTGGAATGGTTGATATTGGTGGAGCAGTAATTATGTTCGGTTTAACTTACTTTGTTGGTAGTTACTATAGTGAGGGAAGCGACCAATTTAACTTTAAATTTTTAGGTCTAAAACTCGTTCAGTCCGTTCCACTTGTTACATATATTGTTATGTTTACACTAAATATGGCTAACATTCATTTACCAAAAGTAGCCATAGATTTCTTTTCAATTTTAGGTAAAGCCAATATGCCAATGTCTATGATTTTATTAGGTGTTATGTTGAGTTTTACAATTGATCGAGCTTATTTACCTATTGCAATCAAATACCTATGCCTACATTATGGTATTGGTTTAGGTGCAGGACTACTGGTACATTATTTCTTACCGGTATCTGATCAAATGATTAAAACGACATTATTAATCACATGGTTATTACCTGTAGGTGTGGCGATAATACCTTATTCAATCCAATTTAAATACAAAACGTTACCTTTAATAGGTATGGTTACTAATTTAACGATTGTCATTAGTATTATTATATTATATATGTATCAAGCATTCTTTGTTTCATAG
- a CDS encoding glucose 1-dehydrogenase, whose protein sequence is MFKDLEDKVVIITGAGSGIGKSFAENFGKAKSKVVLNYRSDKHDDSLQESVNIIKQAGGDALLVQGDISKEEDVINLIKQTVEHFGTLDIMINNAGFEKPTPTHEMTLEEWQKVIDINLTGAFIGSREAIKQFRDEDKQGVIINTSSVHDTIPWPNYVHYASSKGGLKLMMETMSMEYAQFGIRINNISPGAIVTEHTKEKFSDPKTRAETLEMIPAKEIGDAQDIANVALFLASDLAHYIHGTTIYVDGGMTNYPAFMGGKG, encoded by the coding sequence ATGTTTAAAGACTTAGAAGATAAAGTAGTCATTATTACAGGAGCCGGTAGTGGTATCGGAAAATCCTTTGCAGAAAACTTTGGTAAAGCTAAATCCAAAGTTGTACTTAACTATCGCTCTGATAAACATGATGATTCTTTACAAGAATCTGTTAATATCATCAAACAAGCTGGAGGAGATGCCCTACTTGTTCAAGGTGATATATCAAAAGAAGAAGATGTTATCAATTTAATTAAACAGACCGTTGAGCATTTTGGTACATTAGATATTATGATTAATAATGCTGGTTTTGAAAAACCAACACCAACTCATGAAATGACGCTTGAAGAATGGCAAAAAGTTATAGATATTAACTTAACTGGCGCATTTATCGGTTCAAGAGAAGCAATAAAACAATTCAGAGATGAAGATAAACAAGGTGTTATCATTAATACTTCAAGTGTTCACGATACAATTCCATGGCCTAATTACGTCCATTACGCTTCTAGTAAAGGTGGATTAAAATTAATGATGGAAACAATGTCGATGGAATATGCTCAGTTTGGTATTAGAATAAACAATATTTCTCCTGGTGCTATTGTAACTGAACATACTAAAGAAAAATTCTCTGATCCAAAAACACGTGCGGAAACATTAGAAATGATTCCTGCAAAAGAAATTGGCGATGCTCAAGACATTGCTAATGTAGCATTATTCTTAGCATCAGATTTAGCTCATTATATTCACGGTACTACCATTTATGTTGATGGTGGCATGACAAACTATCCTGCATTTATGGGTGGTAAAGGCTAA